In one Brienomyrus brachyistius isolate T26 chromosome 7, BBRACH_0.4, whole genome shotgun sequence genomic region, the following are encoded:
- the pla2g3 gene encoding group 3 secretory phospholipase A2 isoform X2, whose protein sequence is MREGNHVRVFFFLALASFSLADNVQLWSEGVLHGAGFCYWTRASASGHIYLSFLQTPLSLRLFHTTWTEDLRLVGCAVTDQPKVTQDYLSLCLGEPTGGFSHVPDLRLNVSSVFAPDSPCVTQHEADLRASGRERRDLFDDASLRRQKRSWIFPGTLWCGMGNKANNYEDLGVFERTDRCCREHDQCQHTISSFTTGYGLFNSNFYTISHCECDRRFHQCLLEVNNTISNMVGYTFFSALKVPCFVLKQRVQCVQMNWWGMCNTTLVTLAMLRNATKYNSTHPVLETESHLPAEIPGNQSTPEVPETMTTLPSVTGPVGFGAPSSGHLPRSHMPCRAQLHQPERGTELQPKPCTESASISMMPRTSLTPTGAPHPTNWDWSNDLENTLLAVPTVAPSMNPSSQLLPVLGTQQRDKQLCLCYKHLDECVYKIPPGVERFGLWNPGPRTMYHCSCTRSLARTLRQKQEPNAVQSLLLTFISLSCFRMQHAKDCSTGARCSAYFSEAPPIMRALRRKGQSMAQRFLEVPSTKVKRPVKRHTPVRLYQRCLTLVRSKPPSVGSWGPV, encoded by the exons ATGCGGGAGGGGAACCACGTGCGTGTGTTCTTCTTTCTGGCCCTGGCCAGCTTTTCATTAGCGGACAACGTGCAGCTTTGGTCCGAAGGTGTCCTACACGGCGCTGGCTTCTGTTACTGGACAAGGGCATCGGCGTCCGGGCACATCTACCTCAGCTTCCTACAGACCCCTCTGTCTCTTCGGCTTTTTCACACCACGTGGACCGAGGATTTGCGACTTGTGGGCTGCGCGGTGACCGACCAGCCGAAAGTAACGCAGGACTATCTGTCTCTGTGTTTGGGAGAACCCACGGGTGGTTTCTCGCATGTTCCGGACCTACGTCTAAACGTCAGTAGTGTCTTCGCACCGGACAGCCCGTGTGTAACCCAGCACGAAGCCGACCTGCGAGCATCTGGTCGGGAAAGACGGGACTTGTTTGATGACGCATCGCTCCGGCGGCAGAAGCGGTCTTGGATATTTCCTGGCACGTTGTGGTGCGGCATGGGGAATAAAGCGAACAACTATGAAGACTTGG GTGTGTTTGAACGGACGGACAGATGCTGCAGGGAGCACGATCAGTGCCAGCACACTATCTCCTCTTTCACGACCGGCTATGGCCTCTTCAACTCGAACTTCTACACCATCTCGCACTGCGAATGTGACCGCag ATTCCACCAGTGTCTTCTGGAAGTGAACAATACCATCTCCAACATGGTGGGCTACACCTTCTTCAGCGCCTTGAAGGTTCCTTGCTTTGTGCTTAAGCAACGAGTGCAGTGCGTACAGATGAACTGGTGGGGCAT GTGTAACACGACCCTGGTGACTCTGGCGATGCTTAGAAATGCTACCAAGTACAACTCCACTCACCCCGTCCTGGAAACCGAGTCCCATCTTCCCGCGGAAATTCCTGGTAACCAAAGCACACCGGAAGTCCCGGAGACGATGACGACCCTACCAAGTGTGACTGGCCCCGTGGGATTCGGTGCTCCAAGCAGTGGGCATCTTCCCAGATCACACATGCCCTGCCGAGCCCAGCTCCACCAGCCTGAGAGAGGGACTGAGCTCCAGCCAAAACCATGCACAGAATCTGCGTCCATCTCTATGATGCCAAGGACTTCCCTTACCCCCACTGGGGCTCCCCACCCAACAAACTGGGACTGGTCCAATGACCTGGAGAACACCCTGCTGGCTGTGCCTACTGTGGCCCCAAGCATGAACCCCAGTAGTCAACTCCTGCCTGTGTTGGGCACCCAGcaaagag ATAAGCAGCTCTGCCTCTGTTACAAGCACCTCGATGAGTGTGTGTACAAGATTCCCCCAGGGGTAGAGAGATTTGGCCTGTGGAATCCGGGGCCCAGGACCATGTACCACTGCTCCTGCACTAGGAG CTTAGCCCGGACGCTCCGGCAGAAGCAGGAGCCCAATGCGGTGCAGTCCCTGCTGCTCACCTTCATCTCTCTGTCCTGCTTCAGAATGCAGCATGCCAAGGACTGCTCCACAGGGGCAAG GTGTTCCGCCTACTTTTCCGAAGCCCCTCCCATCATGCGTGCTCTGAGGCGGAAGGGTCAGTCCATGGCCCAAAGATTCCTGGAAGTACCCAGCACCAAAGTGAAGAGGCCGGTGAAGAGACATACGCCTGTCAGACTGTATCAGAGGTGCCTGACCCTAGTCAGGTCCAAGCCACCTAGTGTTGGCTCCTGGGGTCCTGTTTGA
- the pla2g3 gene encoding group 3 secretory phospholipase A2 isoform X1, with translation MREGNHVRVFFFLALASFSLADNVQLWSEGVLHGAGFCYWTRASASGHIYLSFLQTPLSLRLFHTTWTEDLRLVGCAVTDQPKVTQDYLSLCLGEPTGGFSHVPDLRLNVSSVFAPDSPCVTQHEADLRASGRERRDLFDDASLRRQKRSWIFPGTLWCGMGNKANNYEDLGVFERTDRCCREHDQCQHTISSFTTGYGLFNSNFYTISHCECDRRFHQCLLEVNNTISNMVGYTFFSALKVPCFVLKQRVQCVQMNWWGIRCNTTLVTLAMLRNATKYNSTHPVLETESHLPAEIPGNQSTPEVPETMTTLPSVTGPVGFGAPSSGHLPRSHMPCRAQLHQPERGTELQPKPCTESASISMMPRTSLTPTGAPHPTNWDWSNDLENTLLAVPTVAPSMNPSSQLLPVLGTQQRDKQLCLCYKHLDECVYKIPPGVERFGLWNPGPRTMYHCSCTRSLARTLRQKQEPNAVQSLLLTFISLSCFRMQHAKDCSTGARCSAYFSEAPPIMRALRRKGQSMAQRFLEVPSTKVKRPVKRHTPVRLYQRCLTLVRSKPPSVGSWGPV, from the exons ATGCGGGAGGGGAACCACGTGCGTGTGTTCTTCTTTCTGGCCCTGGCCAGCTTTTCATTAGCGGACAACGTGCAGCTTTGGTCCGAAGGTGTCCTACACGGCGCTGGCTTCTGTTACTGGACAAGGGCATCGGCGTCCGGGCACATCTACCTCAGCTTCCTACAGACCCCTCTGTCTCTTCGGCTTTTTCACACCACGTGGACCGAGGATTTGCGACTTGTGGGCTGCGCGGTGACCGACCAGCCGAAAGTAACGCAGGACTATCTGTCTCTGTGTTTGGGAGAACCCACGGGTGGTTTCTCGCATGTTCCGGACCTACGTCTAAACGTCAGTAGTGTCTTCGCACCGGACAGCCCGTGTGTAACCCAGCACGAAGCCGACCTGCGAGCATCTGGTCGGGAAAGACGGGACTTGTTTGATGACGCATCGCTCCGGCGGCAGAAGCGGTCTTGGATATTTCCTGGCACGTTGTGGTGCGGCATGGGGAATAAAGCGAACAACTATGAAGACTTGG GTGTGTTTGAACGGACGGACAGATGCTGCAGGGAGCACGATCAGTGCCAGCACACTATCTCCTCTTTCACGACCGGCTATGGCCTCTTCAACTCGAACTTCTACACCATCTCGCACTGCGAATGTGACCGCag ATTCCACCAGTGTCTTCTGGAAGTGAACAATACCATCTCCAACATGGTGGGCTACACCTTCTTCAGCGCCTTGAAGGTTCCTTGCTTTGTGCTTAAGCAACGAGTGCAGTGCGTACAGATGAACTGGTGGGGCAT CAGGTGTAACACGACCCTGGTGACTCTGGCGATGCTTAGAAATGCTACCAAGTACAACTCCACTCACCCCGTCCTGGAAACCGAGTCCCATCTTCCCGCGGAAATTCCTGGTAACCAAAGCACACCGGAAGTCCCGGAGACGATGACGACCCTACCAAGTGTGACTGGCCCCGTGGGATTCGGTGCTCCAAGCAGTGGGCATCTTCCCAGATCACACATGCCCTGCCGAGCCCAGCTCCACCAGCCTGAGAGAGGGACTGAGCTCCAGCCAAAACCATGCACAGAATCTGCGTCCATCTCTATGATGCCAAGGACTTCCCTTACCCCCACTGGGGCTCCCCACCCAACAAACTGGGACTGGTCCAATGACCTGGAGAACACCCTGCTGGCTGTGCCTACTGTGGCCCCAAGCATGAACCCCAGTAGTCAACTCCTGCCTGTGTTGGGCACCCAGcaaagag ATAAGCAGCTCTGCCTCTGTTACAAGCACCTCGATGAGTGTGTGTACAAGATTCCCCCAGGGGTAGAGAGATTTGGCCTGTGGAATCCGGGGCCCAGGACCATGTACCACTGCTCCTGCACTAGGAG CTTAGCCCGGACGCTCCGGCAGAAGCAGGAGCCCAATGCGGTGCAGTCCCTGCTGCTCACCTTCATCTCTCTGTCCTGCTTCAGAATGCAGCATGCCAAGGACTGCTCCACAGGGGCAAG GTGTTCCGCCTACTTTTCCGAAGCCCCTCCCATCATGCGTGCTCTGAGGCGGAAGGGTCAGTCCATGGCCCAAAGATTCCTGGAAGTACCCAGCACCAAAGTGAAGAGGCCGGTGAAGAGACATACGCCTGTCAGACTGTATCAGAGGTGCCTGACCCTAGTCAGGTCCAAGCCACCTAGTGTTGGCTCCTGGGGTCCTGTTTGA